The Candidatus Hydrogenedentota bacterium genome has a window encoding:
- a CDS encoding response regulator, with amino-acid sequence MANPKILVVDDEPDVVMLIERTLKAEGLDVIRAFDGLEALDLAIREKPDLILLDIMMPTMSGYEVCEQIKANPETQQIPVVCLSSAHTPDARAHSLHVGALTFITKPFLTAELVAQVKRHLRPQE; translated from the coding sequence GTGGCTAATCCAAAGATACTTGTGGTCGATGACGAGCCGGACGTGGTGATGCTGATCGAACGCACGCTGAAGGCGGAAGGTCTCGACGTAATCAGGGCATTTGACGGACTGGAGGCGCTCGACCTCGCTATCCGCGAGAAGCCCGACCTGATCCTGCTCGACATCATGATGCCGACGATGAGCGGCTACGAAGTGTGCGAACAGATCAAGGCCAACCCGGAAACCCAGCAGATTCCGGTGGTGTGTCTCTCTTCGGCGCACACGCCGGACGCGCGGGCGCACAGCCTGCATGTAGGCGCGCTCACATTCATCACGAAGCCTTTCTTGACGGCGGAACTGGTGGCGCAGGTCAAACGGCATCTGCGTCCGCAGGAATGA
- a CDS encoding PilZ domain-containing protein, with amino-acid sequence MSLTKDEDMAEKRRPLFVDGRLTPGEEMIWSPELKSLRRGRRNAPRTEVCRPCLVWTKRAPGVKLEGVVLDLNPRGMRIRLLEQLETGSVVVIQMMRDEEFKVPLSQSIEARVVRTQPGFGGLVDHGVQVMLRPIHRPASAPITIRRSRPRRTPRTRMHTLDITVGDRVTGNLGRRRG; translated from the coding sequence GTGTCCCTCACAAAGGACGAGGACATGGCGGAAAAACGCAGGCCACTCTTTGTTGATGGCCGGCTAACGCCCGGCGAGGAGATGATCTGGTCTCCGGAGCTGAAATCTTTGCGGCGTGGCCGGCGCAATGCCCCGCGCACGGAGGTGTGCCGCCCGTGCCTCGTCTGGACGAAGCGGGCGCCGGGCGTGAAATTGGAGGGCGTGGTTCTGGACCTGAACCCGCGCGGCATGCGAATTCGCCTGCTCGAACAGTTGGAGACGGGCAGCGTCGTGGTGATACAGATGATGCGTGACGAGGAATTCAAGGTGCCGTTGTCGCAGTCTATCGAGGCGCGCGTAGTGCGCACGCAGCCGGGTTTTGGCGGTCTGGTGGACCATGGGGTGCAGGTCATGCTGAGGCCCATCCACCGGCCTGCGTCGGCTCCGATTACGATCCGCCGTTCGCGGCCGCGCCGGACGCCGCGCACGCGGATGCACACGCTGGATATTACGGTGGGAGACCGAGTTACCGGCAATTTGGGGAGACGCCGTGGCTAA
- the plsY gene encoding glycerol-3-phosphate 1-O-acyltransferase PlsY has protein sequence MNTVWCAAAVAVSYVLGSIPTGLWLGLRLRGVDIREHGSRNIGATNTLRVLGRGLGALALAGDMLKGAVPVLAAARLGLWPHLPLACGVAAIFGHTFSVFLRFRGGKGVATGAGVFLALAWLPALLAGLVFAAVVAATRMVSAGSCSAAIVLAVAALLLPYGWPVRVAAVLIAALVVWKHRANIQRILKGEESRISFSSKREAGPK, from the coding sequence ATGAATACGGTTTGGTGCGCGGCCGCAGTGGCCGTTTCGTATGTCCTGGGCTCCATTCCCACGGGGCTATGGCTTGGCCTGAGGCTGCGCGGCGTGGACATCCGCGAGCACGGCAGCCGGAACATCGGCGCGACGAACACGCTGCGCGTGCTGGGACGGGGGCTTGGCGCGCTCGCGCTTGCGGGCGACATGCTCAAGGGCGCCGTGCCCGTGTTGGCCGCCGCGCGTCTCGGTCTTTGGCCGCACCTGCCGCTGGCCTGCGGCGTTGCGGCCATTTTCGGCCATACCTTCAGCGTGTTCCTGAGGTTCCGGGGAGGCAAGGGCGTGGCCACTGGCGCGGGCGTCTTCCTGGCGCTGGCCTGGCTGCCTGCGTTGCTGGCGGGCCTCGTATTCGCCGCGGTGGTTGCGGCCACGCGCATGGTCAGCGCGGGTTCGTGCAGCGCGGCCATCGTCCTGGCCGTAGCCGCGCTGCTGCTGCCATACGGCTGGCCCGTGCGCGTCGCGGCCGTGCTAATCGCCGCGCTCGTCGTGTGGAAGCACCGCGCGAATATCCAGCGTATCCTGAAAGGCGAGGAAAGCCGCATCTCCTTCTCATCGAAGCGAGAAGCCGGGCCAAAATAG
- the der gene encoding ribosome biogenesis GTPase Der, giving the protein MPKKRKLPLVAIIGRPNVGKSTLFNRILGKQRAIVHNVEGITRDRFISEAEWEGRAFRVVDTGGIMENPVDPVSQKMQDQLRLAMAEARVLIFIVDGQCELTRTDYQIRDDVLRAGKPIVLAVNKLDNEDLEMRRFDFFGLGLGEPYAISAGHGHGIGPLLDAVAAHLPETPPRETDETEAAPAVKVAVIGKPNVGKSSFINAILNEERTIVHEQPGTTRDAIDIEFSWKGKEYVLIDTAGLRKKAGIRAPVEHFSVSRTLRAIRRADVCLVMIDATEGMTEQDKRVIGYVLEQGVGMVLVWTKWDLVEERAARFKQIDDEIELKMPHIKHAPYVTVSNVSRQRIFTVLDYVDRVAAGTDLRINTAELNKFMEDIRAKHPASTVKGKAAKVRYITQAGVKPPTFVLFVNRKDLFHFSYLRFIENQLRERYGFAGVPIKLELRQGNPAP; this is encoded by the coding sequence ATGCCGAAGAAACGGAAGCTGCCGCTGGTGGCCATCATCGGCCGGCCGAACGTGGGCAAATCCACGCTCTTCAACCGTATCCTCGGCAAACAGCGCGCCATCGTCCATAATGTGGAAGGCATTACGCGAGACCGTTTCATCAGCGAGGCCGAGTGGGAAGGGCGCGCCTTCCGCGTAGTCGATACCGGGGGCATCATGGAAAACCCCGTTGACCCTGTATCGCAGAAGATGCAGGACCAGTTGCGCCTCGCGATGGCCGAGGCGCGCGTCCTGATCTTTATTGTCGATGGCCAATGCGAATTGACGAGGACCGATTACCAGATTCGCGACGACGTGCTGCGCGCGGGAAAGCCGATTGTGCTGGCCGTGAACAAGCTGGACAACGAAGACCTCGAGATGAGGCGGTTTGATTTCTTCGGCCTCGGCCTGGGCGAGCCGTACGCGATCTCGGCGGGGCACGGGCACGGCATCGGGCCTTTGCTCGATGCGGTGGCGGCGCATTTGCCGGAAACGCCGCCGCGGGAAACGGACGAGACGGAGGCGGCGCCGGCCGTCAAGGTCGCCGTCATCGGCAAGCCGAACGTTGGGAAATCTTCGTTCATCAATGCGATCCTGAACGAAGAGCGCACGATTGTGCATGAACAGCCCGGGACGACGCGGGACGCGATCGATATCGAGTTCTCGTGGAAAGGGAAAGAATATGTGCTCATCGACACGGCCGGGCTGCGGAAGAAGGCGGGTATCCGCGCGCCGGTCGAACACTTCAGCGTGAGCCGAACCCTGCGCGCGATCCGGCGCGCTGACGTTTGCCTGGTCATGATCGACGCGACGGAGGGCATGACGGAGCAGGACAAGCGGGTCATCGGCTATGTCTTGGAGCAGGGGGTCGGGATGGTGCTGGTGTGGACGAAGTGGGACCTGGTCGAAGAGCGAGCGGCGCGATTCAAGCAGATCGACGACGAAATCGAACTCAAGATGCCGCACATCAAGCATGCGCCTTACGTAACGGTCTCGAACGTGTCGCGCCAGCGCATTTTCACGGTGCTGGACTACGTGGACCGCGTCGCCGCCGGAACGGACCTCCGGATCAATACCGCGGAGCTCAATAAGTTCATGGAAGACATCCGTGCAAAGCATCCGGCTTCGACGGTAAAGGGGAAAGCAGCGAAGGTGCGTTATATCACGCAAGCGGGCGTGAAGCCGCCCACGTTCGTGTTGTTCGTGAACCGGAAAGACCTGTTTCATTTCAGCTACCTGCGCTTTATCGAGAATCAGCTTCGCGAGCGCTACGGTTTCGCGGGTGTTCCGATTAAACTGGAATTGCGGCAGGGGAATCCCGCTCCATGA
- a CDS encoding DUF2723 domain-containing protein codes for MMGPQAGVPLEDRAFRAVDYATALAAACLAFLVYLRTLGPTVTGEDSGEFITAAYALGIPHPPGYPLWCLLAHVFTWLPFGSIAWRVNLSSAFFASATVFLLALLALRLTRNRAAAFGASLALAFSQEFWEQAVVAEVYALNAFLIALCVLLLWEWRRTRGDRRLLVFGFVYGLSLANHNTMMLLGPVFAGFVLREDGFRIARLRVYAGAALFALLGLFVYAYMPLASLADPPMDWGNPETLQGFWDHATRKQLSFMYWQYPRDAARYLWQLAACAGFWWRQFGWPVTLAGFAGWCLLWRRRRADAVFTMTAAVVVVAGFALVQNFNFDKEWLGIMTVFGIPAYMMTALWLSELLARVRSITTAAAAVPLLAACVLTPLFLHWRANDKSSYFWTQDYARNVLESMDPGAIYIPEADHASFPAVYVQASEGVRPDIIIGRKYGYLSLEVLAEIPADDRPAEWGDKPRRRYEPGIFGALLRHTARPVYFTTLPALPPHWRARQEGLLFRAVPLGAPTPDKDVWASYRWRNGLDPEQARGDDTAELILYEYHLARARERFREGLPESALEHLETGLNIYGREVQTLNNAAVLCVAFGRRGEAERYLREALLREPGCAVVEANLRRLEGSEERTGAETRAYPPPE; via the coding sequence GTGATGGGACCGCAAGCAGGCGTGCCTCTCGAGGACCGTGCGTTTCGTGCCGTGGATTACGCCACGGCGCTTGCCGCCGCTTGCCTCGCTTTTCTCGTATACCTGCGGACTCTCGGGCCTACTGTCACGGGCGAAGACAGCGGCGAATTCATCACCGCCGCGTATGCGCTGGGCATCCCGCATCCGCCTGGATATCCTCTATGGTGTCTGCTTGCGCACGTGTTCACGTGGCTGCCTTTTGGCTCGATTGCCTGGCGCGTCAACCTGTCGTCCGCCTTCTTCGCATCGGCGACGGTATTTCTGCTGGCGCTGCTCGCGCTGCGGCTTACGCGCAACCGAGCGGCCGCTTTCGGAGCCTCGCTGGCGCTCGCCTTTTCGCAAGAGTTCTGGGAACAGGCTGTTGTTGCCGAAGTTTACGCGCTCAACGCGTTTCTGATTGCCCTGTGCGTTCTGCTGCTGTGGGAATGGCGCCGCACGCGCGGCGATCGCCGTCTGCTTGTCTTCGGGTTCGTCTACGGGCTCAGTCTTGCCAACCACAACACCATGATGCTGCTCGGGCCGGTCTTTGCGGGCTTCGTGCTCCGGGAAGACGGTTTCCGCATCGCCCGGCTGCGGGTCTACGCCGGTGCGGCCCTGTTCGCGTTGCTCGGCCTGTTTGTCTATGCGTATATGCCGCTGGCGTCGCTTGCCGACCCGCCCATGGACTGGGGCAATCCGGAAACGCTGCAGGGATTCTGGGACCACGCGACGCGCAAGCAGCTCAGCTTCATGTATTGGCAATATCCGCGCGACGCGGCGCGTTACCTGTGGCAACTTGCGGCATGTGCCGGCTTCTGGTGGCGGCAATTCGGCTGGCCTGTGACGCTCGCTGGGTTCGCGGGATGGTGCCTGTTGTGGCGGAGACGGCGGGCCGACGCGGTATTCACGATGACAGCGGCCGTCGTAGTGGTTGCCGGGTTCGCGCTGGTTCAGAACTTCAATTTCGACAAGGAATGGCTCGGCATCATGACCGTGTTCGGCATCCCCGCCTACATGATGACGGCTCTGTGGCTGTCAGAACTGCTGGCGCGGGTACGGTCCATAACCACAGCCGCGGCGGCGGTTCCTCTGCTTGCCGCGTGCGTGCTGACCCCGTTGTTCCTGCACTGGCGCGCGAACGACAAGTCTTCCTATTTTTGGACTCAAGACTATGCGCGCAATGTGCTTGAATCCATGGATCCCGGCGCGATTTACATTCCCGAGGCGGACCATGCGAGTTTTCCCGCCGTGTACGTGCAGGCGAGCGAAGGGGTGCGCCCGGACATCATCATCGGGCGCAAGTACGGCTATCTCTCCCTGGAGGTGCTGGCGGAAATCCCCGCGGATGACCGCCCCGCGGAATGGGGCGATAAGCCGCGCCGCCGGTACGAGCCCGGAATCTTCGGGGCGCTGCTGCGCCACACGGCCCGGCCCGTGTACTTCACCACGTTGCCGGCGCTGCCGCCACACTGGCGCGCACGGCAGGAAGGTCTGTTGTTCCGGGCCGTCCCGCTGGGCGCGCCGACGCCGGACAAGGACGTATGGGCCAGTTACCGCTGGCGCAACGGCCTGGACCCGGAACAGGCCCGGGGCGACGATACGGCGGAACTGATCCTCTATGAGTATCACCTTGCTCGGGCGCGCGAAAGGTTCAGGGAGGGTCTTCCGGAATCCGCGCTGGAGCACCTGGAAACCGGCCTGAACATCTACGGCCGGGAGGTGCAGACCTTGAACAATGCGGCCGTGCTGTGCGTGGCATTCGGCCGGCGGGGCGAAGCGGAGCGGTATTTGCGCGAAGCGCTGCTGCGCGAACCGGGTTGCGCTGTGGTTGAGGCGAACCTCAGGCGCCTTGAGGGGTCGGAGGAACGAACGGGAGCTGAGACTCGGGCGTACCCGCCGCCTGAGTGA
- a CDS encoding CDP-alcohol phosphatidyltransferase family protein yields the protein MTLANRITLARVFCIPVFCALVYLYSPEREWLRWAAFALYTAAALSDILDGFIARRYHQHSRLGMRLDPLADKLIVNLGFVFIAANPYFYDVLPRWFMAFPVIVLSRDVFIVVGALLITSQMGPTQFRPRALGKATTWAHMSVIIAVLLKLSLAYYLILIALICTIASFADYFYSGAQLAASRKAA from the coding sequence GTGACGTTGGCAAACCGCATTACACTGGCCCGGGTCTTCTGCATCCCGGTCTTTTGCGCTCTGGTGTACCTTTATTCGCCAGAACGCGAATGGCTGCGGTGGGCCGCATTTGCGCTGTACACGGCGGCGGCGCTTTCGGACATCCTGGACGGTTTTATCGCCCGCCGCTACCACCAGCACTCCCGGCTGGGCATGCGCCTGGACCCGCTTGCCGACAAGCTCATCGTGAATCTGGGTTTCGTTTTCATTGCGGCAAACCCGTATTTCTATGACGTGCTGCCGCGATGGTTCATGGCGTTTCCGGTGATTGTGCTGTCGCGGGACGTCTTCATCGTCGTGGGCGCCTTGTTGATCACGAGCCAGATGGGCCCGACGCAGTTCAGGCCGCGCGCCTTGGGCAAGGCCACGACCTGGGCGCACATGAGCGTGATCATCGCGGTCCTTTTGAAGCTGTCCCTCGCCTACTATCTCATTCTCATCGCGCTGATCTGCACGATCGCATCGTTCGCCGATTACTTCTATTCCGGGGCGCAGCTGGCGGCAAGCCGAAAGGCGGCGTGA